A window from Rhineura floridana isolate rRhiFlo1 chromosome 19, rRhiFlo1.hap2, whole genome shotgun sequence encodes these proteins:
- the LOC133373077 gene encoding uncharacterized LOC128125816 homolog, translating to MLSFVQDQAIPMNFSCKGRIMQESFAVHFLKVLKELLAFVLFSYTVLFGALLLAGWTTYFLVLK from the exons ATGCTGTCCTTTGTGCAGG ATCAAGCTATTCCCATGAACTTCTCTTGCAAAGGCAGAATCATGCAGGAATCGTTCGCTGTCCATTTCCTTAAGGTGCTGAAGGAACTCCTGGCTTTTGTGCTGTTCAGTTACACGGTGCTGTTTGGGGCGCTGCTGTTGGCTGGATGGACCACTTATTTCCTGGTGCTTAAGTGA